Within the bacterium genome, the region GTGGTCAAGGGGTGCAGGTGTCCTGCCTGCGCCGCGGAGCCATGCGACGCGGCAGGCAGGCCTTGGGAAACTTCTATTGGAGAGATGTTCTTCATGTGCCTATTATACAGAAAAATCAGACACTGTAAAAATGACGCCTCTTTCAATAGTGAAGTGTTTCTAGTCACCCCAATCTTTTACGCGAACCAACATCAACTTCCCTACTCTTTATCAGCAAATATCACGAGACGCTTGGAATAACTTTTGGAAACATTATCCCACACTCCTTCACAGGTAATGAGGTTAAGGTGTGATTTCCCATCATTTGAGATAAATACGCCTGAAGCGTCCGCCTCGGGGTCATACCTTCGGCTTTCACGCATCACAAAGGAAGTGGTCACACCCTTATCGTCTTCAACATATAGCTTATCGCCCTTGCGTAATTTATATAAATTATCAAATGCCGATGCTTTCCCGTTTTTCCATCCATAGTGTCCGGCAAGAACCGCACTGCCATTCTCCCCAGGACGCGACCCGGGATTAAACCACGCTACATTACTCGCGGTTTTTGGTATATCCATTGCTCCATCGGGCGTAAGGCCAACATACTCGACAGTAGCGTCAACATTAATCCTTGGAATCTTAAGACGCACCGGCAGCCCAAGATTCATTTTTCCTTGTTCATTAAAAGCGGTGGTACCTGCAGTAAGCGGTATCAAGTCGCTCTGAATTGAACTTTTTAGGATAGCGTGAAAAATAAGTTCCAGAGAAAGTAAAAGGCCTGCGAGACTGACTAATACCAGTATTCGGCGGGTTAATAAAATTTTTGGGAAATTCATCTTGTTAAAAGCAAATTGTAATCAATTGATGCTATCTGCCATATTTATTATTTGTGTTTAAGCTGTACTGCAATGGATATAGATATTTATATCATACACAATAGCGTCCTCTAACGGGATTCGTGGGAATTTAAAAGAGCCAGACTTGCCTTGGTCTGACTCTTTTAACTCACCAGGAGTAGTGAGAACAAGCAAATTTATCAACTCTTCATACCATAAGACTCAAATTCCCCATTTCTTTTGAACTAGATAGAATGAGAATAGGGCAATGGAAATTATAGTTGGGATAACAGTATTCCATGGAATATTGTTCCCTTCAGCTTCAGGGGGAAGCCCTGTATTAGGAAGACTCGGGGCGAAAGAACTTTGTTGTGCTACCTGTTGTGCTTGGAGCGACTGTACGGTCGCTAATAATCCGTTGAGTTTGGTCTGTAAAGCAATAATATTAGTATCTGATGATGTTGGCGAAGTCGGAGTTGCCTGCCCTCCACCTGTCGAAGGAGGTGTTGGTTGTGTCGGTGGAATCGTAACAACATTAACATTGCAACTTCCACTTAAAGAAGCAGAGGTAACCGTAACCGTGAATGCTCCCCAATTATTGTAAAGAGAGGTAAACGTTGTTCCGACACCTGAAGACGGAGAAGCTCCCGGAGCAGACCAACTGAATATACCATTACCACCAGAGGCACTAAAAATAG harbors:
- a CDS encoding class F sortase, coding for MNFPKILLTRRILVLVSLAGLLLSLELIFHAILKSSIQSDLIPLTAGTTAFNEQGKMNLGLPVRLKIPRINVDATVEYVGLTPDGAMDIPKTASNVAWFNPGSRPGENGSAVLAGHYGWKNGKASAFDNLYKLRKGDKLYVEDDKGVTTSFVMRESRRYDPEADASGVFISNDGKSHLNLITCEGVWDNVSKSYSKRLVIFADKE